One window of the Streptomyces sp. TS71-3 genome contains the following:
- a CDS encoding NAD(P)/FAD-dependent oxidoreductase has product MNELMNEQRGADAAAYGTGEGGTADVAVVGGGVAGLAAALNLVRARRSVVVIDAARPRNAPAAHSHGYLTRDGASPLELVDLGRQEVRGYGGRIVEGTVEAVARLDDGRFRLTTRQGAVHLARRVLVATGLVDEYPDVPGLRERWGRDVVHCPYCFGWEHRDRALGVLGSGPGAARQALMWRQWSADVVLFQHTAPAPDEREGARLAALGITVVPGEVAAVEIGDDRVTGVRLASGEVHPRDAIVVGPRFVARHDLLDPLGVEAVEHPLGLGRYVKAEPTGATGVPGVWVAGNTLDLAAGVLQAAASGSTAAAAINADLTEDDAERAVLALAR; this is encoded by the coding sequence ATGAACGAGCTGATGAACGAGCAGAGAGGTGCCGATGCAGCCGCATACGGCACCGGAGAAGGCGGCACCGCCGACGTGGCCGTGGTGGGCGGCGGCGTCGCCGGGCTCGCGGCGGCGCTGAATCTCGTCCGCGCGCGCCGGTCGGTCGTCGTGATCGACGCCGCCCGGCCGCGCAACGCCCCGGCCGCACACTCACACGGCTACCTGACCCGCGACGGCGCCTCCCCGCTGGAACTGGTCGATCTGGGGCGGCAGGAGGTGCGGGGATACGGCGGACGGATCGTGGAGGGCACCGTCGAGGCCGTCGCCCGCCTCGACGACGGCCGCTTCCGCCTCACCACCCGTCAGGGCGCCGTGCATCTGGCGCGGCGCGTGCTGGTGGCCACGGGGCTCGTCGACGAGTACCCGGACGTCCCCGGGCTGCGGGAGCGCTGGGGACGCGACGTCGTGCACTGCCCGTACTGCTTCGGCTGGGAGCACCGGGACCGCGCCCTGGGCGTCCTCGGCAGCGGCCCCGGCGCGGCGAGGCAGGCGCTGATGTGGCGCCAGTGGAGCGCGGACGTGGTGCTGTTCCAGCACACCGCGCCCGCGCCCGACGAGCGGGAGGGCGCCCGGCTCGCGGCGCTCGGCATCACGGTCGTCCCCGGCGAGGTGGCGGCCGTGGAGATCGGCGACGACCGCGTGACGGGGGTCCGGCTCGCCTCCGGCGAGGTGCACCCGCGGGACGCCATCGTGGTCGGGCCGCGCTTCGTGGCACGGCACGACCTGCTCGACCCCCTCGGGGTCGAGGCCGTCGAGCACCCGCTCGGCCTCGGGCGGTACGTCAAGGCCGAGCCCACCGGCGCCACCGGGGTACCGGGCGTGTGGGTCGCCGGCAACACACTCGACCTGGCCGCCGGGGTCCTCCAGGCCGCGGCCTCAGGCTCGACGGCGGCGGCCGCGATCAACGCGGACCTGACGGAGGACGACGCCGAGCGCGCCGTCCTGGCCCTGGCCCGGTGA
- a CDS encoding helix-turn-helix domain-containing protein — protein sequence MTSEPSSSSGPSGSFSEEGSPAPVDAAGADDLDAVLDAVGPRLRAIRRQRGATLEQLSELTGMSVSTLSRIESGRRRPTLEVLLPLARAYRLPLDDLVGAPPTGDPRIHPRPVNRGGTVWVPLTRYTGGLKAYKQILPVPDRLPERLEQRVHEGHEWLYVLTGTLRLALGEKDFRMGPGEAAEFDTRVPHGFANAGRQPLELLVIFGEQGERMHVRARTK from the coding sequence ATGACCTCAGAGCCGTCCTCCTCTTCCGGCCCTTCCGGGTCCTTCTCCGAGGAGGGGTCGCCCGCGCCCGTCGACGCCGCCGGCGCCGACGATCTCGACGCCGTGCTCGACGCGGTCGGGCCCCGGCTGCGGGCCATCCGCCGGCAGCGCGGCGCCACGCTGGAACAGCTCTCGGAGCTGACCGGCATGTCCGTCAGCACGCTGTCCCGGATCGAGTCCGGCCGGCGGCGCCCCACGCTGGAGGTGCTGCTGCCCCTGGCGCGCGCCTACCGGCTGCCGCTCGACGATCTGGTCGGCGCGCCCCCGACGGGCGATCCCCGCATCCACCCGCGTCCGGTGAACCGCGGCGGCACCGTGTGGGTGCCCCTCACCCGCTACACCGGCGGCCTCAAGGCCTACAAGCAGATCCTGCCGGTGCCCGACCGGCTTCCCGAGCGGCTCGAACAGCGCGTGCACGAGGGCCACGAGTGGCTCTACGTCCTCACCGGCACGCTGCGGCTGGCGCTCGGCGAGAAGGACTTCCGCATGGGACCGGGCGAGGCCGCCGAGTTCGACACGCGCGTTCCGCACGGCTTCGCGAACGCCGGCCGCCAGCCCCTGGAACTGCTCGTGATCTTCGGCGAGCAGGGCGAGAGGATGCACGTCCGCGCCCGCACGAAGTGA
- a CDS encoding long-chain fatty acid--CoA ligase, whose translation MGVRRDLKRAGRRTDLADRITVELVRDEHGTVREARTAPLATTPAAGSVADIPFDNAAEAPDAVVLRRKTAGVWRPVTAAAFAAEVTAAAKGLIAAGLEPGGRVALMSRTRYEWTVLDFAVWAAGGQSVPVYATSSAEQIEWILRDSGARFVVAENAENATTVQAAISALPEDERPWLRQIDPGTGAEGEGVTREGPADEPVGTGVIAELADLGRDIADGEVTERRAALTPASIATVCYTSGTTGRPKGCVLTHGNLHAEAANTIDLLHPVFKAVTGQVAATLLFLPLAHILGRTIQIACLLARIELGHCPSIRPDDLRPELRAFRPTFVVGVPYLFEKIHDTGRATAESIGRGASFERADRIGVRFAQAALDEFLGTGKRPRPGLRLAWGLYDLLVYRRVRKEVGGRLRYAISGGSPLDRRLNLFFFAAGIVIYEGYGLTETTAAATITPPLRPRPGTVGQPVPGTAIRIADDGEILVKGHIVFGSYWNDPAATDAVLTDDWFATGDLGALDGEGYLTITGRKKDILVTSGGKNVSPSVLEDRLRSRPPVGQCMVVGDERPYVAALVTLEPDAVAHWLSVRKMPAGTPMSEVIRDPRMVADVQKAVDYANAAVSRAESIRRFVLVEGEFTEENGLLTPSLKIKRKAVREAYAARIEELYPG comes from the coding sequence ATGGGCGTACGCAGGGATCTGAAACGGGCCGGTCGCCGCACCGACCTCGCCGACCGCATCACGGTCGAACTGGTCCGCGACGAGCACGGAACGGTCCGCGAGGCACGCACCGCACCGCTGGCGACGACCCCGGCGGCGGGCAGCGTCGCGGACATCCCGTTCGACAACGCGGCCGAGGCGCCGGACGCCGTGGTGCTGCGCCGCAAGACCGCCGGCGTCTGGCGGCCGGTGACCGCGGCAGCCTTCGCCGCGGAGGTGACCGCTGCCGCCAAGGGGCTGATCGCGGCGGGCCTTGAGCCGGGCGGCCGGGTCGCGCTGATGTCGCGCACCCGCTACGAGTGGACGGTGCTGGACTTCGCCGTCTGGGCCGCGGGCGGGCAGAGCGTGCCCGTCTACGCCACGTCGTCCGCCGAGCAGATCGAGTGGATCCTGCGGGACTCCGGCGCCCGTTTCGTCGTCGCCGAGAACGCCGAGAACGCCACCACCGTCCAGGCCGCGATATCCGCGCTGCCCGAGGACGAGCGCCCCTGGCTGCGGCAGATCGACCCCGGCACGGGCGCCGAGGGCGAGGGCGTGACGCGCGAGGGTCCCGCCGACGAGCCGGTCGGCACCGGCGTGATCGCCGAACTGGCCGACCTGGGCCGGGACATCGCCGACGGCGAGGTGACCGAGCGGCGCGCCGCCCTCACCCCCGCGAGCATCGCCACCGTCTGCTACACCTCCGGCACCACCGGCCGCCCCAAGGGCTGCGTCCTCACCCACGGCAACCTCCACGCCGAGGCCGCCAACACCATCGACCTGCTGCACCCGGTCTTCAAGGCGGTCACCGGGCAGGTCGCCGCCACCCTCCTCTTCCTGCCGCTCGCGCACATCCTGGGCCGGACGATCCAGATCGCCTGCCTGCTCGCCAGGATCGAGCTGGGCCACTGCCCCAGCATCCGCCCGGACGACCTGCGGCCCGAACTCCGCGCCTTCCGGCCGACCTTCGTGGTCGGGGTTCCCTACCTCTTCGAGAAGATCCACGACACCGGCCGGGCCACCGCCGAGAGCATCGGCCGCGGTGCGTCCTTCGAGCGGGCCGACCGGATCGGGGTGCGGTTCGCTCAGGCCGCCCTCGACGAGTTCCTCGGCACCGGCAAGCGCCCCCGACCCGGGCTCAGGCTGGCGTGGGGGCTGTACGACCTGCTGGTGTACCGGCGCGTCCGCAAGGAGGTCGGCGGCCGGCTGCGCTACGCGATCAGCGGCGGCTCCCCGCTCGACCGGCGCCTCAACCTGTTCTTCTTCGCCGCCGGCATCGTCATCTACGAGGGCTACGGCCTCACGGAGACCACCGCCGCGGCCACCATCACCCCGCCGCTGCGCCCCCGCCCCGGCACCGTCGGCCAGCCGGTCCCGGGCACCGCCATACGCATCGCGGACGACGGCGAGATACTCGTCAAGGGCCACATCGTCTTCGGCTCGTACTGGAACGACCCGGCGGCCACCGACGCCGTCCTCACCGACGACTGGTTCGCCACCGGCGACCTCGGCGCCCTGGACGGCGAGGGCTACCTGACCATCACCGGGCGGAAGAAGGACATCCTCGTCACCTCCGGCGGCAAGAACGTCTCGCCCAGCGTGCTGGAGGACCGGTTGCGCAGCCGCCCGCCGGTCGGGCAGTGCATGGTGGTCGGCGACGAGCGCCCCTACGTCGCCGCGCTGGTCACCCTGGAGCCGGACGCCGTCGCCCACTGGCTCTCCGTGCGGAAGATGCCCGCCGGCACTCCGATGTCCGAGGTGATCCGGGACCCGCGCATGGTCGCCGACGTCCAGAAGGCCGTCGACTACGCCAACGCCGCGGTCTCCCGCGCCGAGTCCATCCGGCGGTTCGTGCTGGTGGAGGGCGAGTTCACCGAGGAGAACGGGTTGCTGACGCCGTCCCTGAAGATCAAGCGGAAGGCGGTGCGGGAGGCGTACGCGGCACGGATCGAGGAGCTGTATCCGGGCTGA
- a CDS encoding RNA-guided endonuclease TnpB family protein: MVRAYKFLMRPTVGQQGALAEMLRDHCSLYSGALQERRDAHRHVSKTTVRYGQQSAQLKDIRAFDPECQGRWSFSSQQATLRRLDRAFAAFIRRVKAGDKPGYPRFRSGKRFDTVDFPKDGDGCRWDATPHDPVTRVRLQGVGHVRVHQRRPVVGKVKTISVKREGRRWYVILTAEKAQGEPLEPTGCVVGIDMGIAHFLADSHGEFVPNPRYGQKAATALETAQQALSRCKRGSKRRRKAVQAVAGLHGKVRRQRLDHAHKTALAYVRGNDFIAHEDLKIRNMSRIPVPKLDPEQSGRFLPNGAAVKAGLNRSIADAGWGVFLQILTAKAECAGRVVMAVDPSNASRRCPECGHIAKENRPTQEKFHCQACGHHAHADTVGALNVLRAGLVRRDARQG, from the coding sequence GTGGTTCGTGCGTACAAGTTCCTGATGCGGCCCACTGTGGGTCAGCAGGGTGCGCTTGCCGAGATGTTGCGTGATCACTGCTCGCTCTACAGCGGGGCGTTACAGGAGCGCCGCGACGCCCACCGGCACGTCTCGAAGACCACCGTCCGGTACGGGCAGCAGTCCGCGCAGCTCAAGGACATCCGGGCCTTCGATCCGGAGTGTCAGGGGCGCTGGTCGTTCTCCAGCCAGCAGGCCACCTTGCGCCGTCTGGACAGGGCGTTCGCTGCTTTCATCCGGCGGGTGAAGGCCGGCGACAAGCCGGGATATCCGCGTTTCCGCTCAGGCAAGCGGTTCGACACCGTGGACTTCCCCAAGGACGGCGACGGATGCCGCTGGGATGCCACTCCGCACGACCCCGTCACCCGTGTCCGCCTCCAAGGTGTCGGACACGTCAGGGTGCACCAGCGCCGGCCCGTGGTCGGCAAGGTCAAGACGATCTCGGTCAAGCGCGAGGGCCGACGCTGGTACGTGATCCTCACCGCCGAAAAGGCCCAAGGCGAGCCGCTGGAGCCGACCGGCTGTGTGGTCGGCATCGACATGGGCATAGCCCACTTCCTCGCCGACTCCCATGGCGAGTTCGTGCCCAACCCGCGGTACGGCCAGAAGGCCGCCACCGCACTGGAGACGGCGCAGCAGGCGCTCAGCCGGTGCAAGCGGGGTTCGAAGCGTCGTCGCAAGGCGGTTCAGGCGGTGGCCGGGCTGCACGGCAAGGTGCGCCGTCAGCGTCTCGACCACGCCCACAAGACCGCCCTGGCCTACGTACGCGGCAACGACTTCATCGCGCACGAAGACCTCAAGATCCGCAACATGAGTAGGATCCCGGTGCCGAAGCTGGACCCTGAACAGTCGGGTAGGTTCCTGCCCAACGGGGCCGCCGTGAAGGCCGGGCTCAACCGTTCGATCGCCGATGCCGGATGGGGGGTGTTCCTCCAGATTCTCACCGCCAAGGCAGAATGCGCCGGACGGGTAGTGATGGCTGTGGACCCCAGCAACGCCTCCCGGCGGTGTCCCGAATGCGGGCATATCGCCAAGGAGAACCGGCCCACCCAGGAGAAGTTCCACTGCCAGGCGTGCGGCCACCATGCGCACGCGGACACGGTGGGCGCCCTGAACGTTCTACGGGCCGGGCTGGTCCGCCGCGACGCCCGCCAGGGTTAG
- a CDS encoding 4'-phosphopantetheinyl transferase superfamily protein, giving the protein MIAPSVFRLPSPRSPGAGRADSSAPAAPAAHATPATVPVPAPRTADRTDTAGPRTAVPTPAPGPAPAGASIPGELTLWMLDVLQDADAAAELAPGVLDAGEQKRAADFRFDEHRRAYVAAHVGLRMLLGDRLHVAPGEVEFTREACPTCGKPHGRPAVAGSDLHFSLSHSGSLALVALASVTVGADVEKMPGLKVADQTAEMLHPDETAELAAFPDSERAAAFGRVWTRKEAYLKALGTGLSRGLSLDYVGAGPTPPPGPPGWTLIDVKAPEGYLGALAVRA; this is encoded by the coding sequence GTGATCGCACCCAGCGTGTTCCGCCTGCCGTCACCCCGCTCGCCGGGAGCGGGAAGGGCCGACTCCTCCGCCCCCGCCGCGCCCGCCGCCCACGCCACGCCCGCCACCGTCCCGGTACCCGCCCCGCGCACGGCGGACCGCACGGACACCGCCGGCCCGCGCACAGCCGTCCCGACGCCCGCCCCGGGGCCCGCCCCGGCCGGCGCATCCATACCCGGGGAACTGACGCTCTGGATGCTGGACGTCCTCCAGGACGCGGACGCCGCGGCCGAACTGGCGCCCGGCGTGCTGGACGCCGGAGAGCAGAAGCGGGCGGCGGACTTCCGGTTCGACGAGCACCGCAGGGCGTACGTCGCCGCGCACGTCGGGCTGCGGATGCTGCTCGGCGACCGGCTGCACGTCGCCCCCGGCGAGGTGGAGTTCACCCGGGAGGCCTGCCCCACCTGCGGCAAGCCGCACGGCAGGCCGGCGGTCGCGGGCAGCGACCTGCACTTCTCGCTCTCGCACAGCGGCTCGCTCGCCCTGGTCGCCCTGGCATCGGTCACCGTCGGCGCGGACGTCGAGAAGATGCCCGGGCTCAAGGTCGCCGACCAGACCGCCGAGATGCTGCACCCGGACGAGACCGCGGAGCTGGCCGCCTTCCCCGACAGCGAGCGGGCGGCGGCGTTCGGACGGGTGTGGACCCGCAAGGAGGCCTACCTCAAGGCCCTCGGCACGGGCCTGTCCCGCGGCCTCAGCCTGGACTACGTGGGCGCGGGCCCCACCCCGCCGCCCGGCCCGCCTGGATGGACCCTCATCGACGTCAAGGCCCCGGAGGGATACCTCGGGGCACTGGCGGTACGGGCCTAG
- a CDS encoding sensor histidine kinase, whose translation MTNARPPAPAHDDAATGAVTERDPAGGEAPLRGATARDSTTLESPIPRWGTARPRSRLWLACAALLWLLLPTADVLASGTGVTEEVLSLAALAAFGAAFLGFDLTVSSLERPQPTRVTWLCTAVLAAVAVLLPLLRRDIEWTSLQVYCTAILAFVLPLRYVPIGITAGVAMAGLQGVVRGGASRETLSATLTVFGIGMAMWGLRRSRVLVRQLRNAQGEVARLAAVEERLRIARDLHDLVGHSLSLIVVKSELAGRLAAAGLPAAAREMADVETVARKSLVEVRDAVTGYRRLSLADELADARSALAAAGVDTVLRPPADPLPAELDQVFGWAVREGVTNVIRHAAASRCEIAVTRDAGTARLDVTDDGRGPHGAGGDRQGTHRADSGGPGAEGTDDEGHGHAHGTDPYSGNGLKGLAERVEEAHGTVTAGPATRGGRGFRLSVRVPIPPAPDPDPGPASAPWPS comes from the coding sequence GTGACCAACGCCCGACCACCCGCGCCGGCCCACGACGACGCCGCCACCGGTGCGGTCACGGAACGTGACCCCGCCGGCGGTGAGGCGCCCCTCCGTGGCGCCACCGCCCGCGACTCCACGACGCTGGAGAGCCCCATACCGCGCTGGGGCACCGCCCGGCCCCGCTCCCGGCTCTGGCTGGCCTGCGCCGCGCTTCTCTGGCTGCTGCTGCCGACGGCGGACGTCCTCGCCTCCGGCACCGGCGTGACGGAGGAGGTGCTGTCGCTGGCCGCCCTGGCGGCGTTCGGCGCGGCCTTCCTCGGCTTCGACCTCACCGTGAGCAGCCTGGAGAGGCCCCAACCCACCCGCGTCACCTGGCTGTGCACGGCGGTGCTCGCGGCCGTCGCGGTGCTGTTGCCGCTGCTGCGCCGGGACATCGAGTGGACGTCCCTCCAGGTCTACTGCACCGCCATCCTGGCGTTCGTCCTGCCGCTGCGGTACGTCCCGATCGGGATCACCGCGGGCGTGGCGATGGCGGGACTGCAAGGGGTGGTGCGCGGCGGCGCCTCCCGGGAGACGCTGTCGGCCACGCTGACCGTGTTCGGGATCGGCATGGCGATGTGGGGGCTGCGCAGGAGCCGGGTGCTGGTGCGCCAGCTGCGGAACGCGCAGGGCGAGGTGGCCCGTCTGGCGGCCGTCGAGGAGCGCCTGCGCATCGCGCGCGACCTGCACGACCTCGTCGGCCACAGCCTGTCGCTGATCGTCGTCAAGAGCGAGCTGGCCGGGCGGCTCGCCGCGGCCGGCCTGCCCGCCGCGGCACGGGAGATGGCCGATGTGGAGACGGTGGCCCGGAAATCCCTGGTGGAGGTCCGGGACGCGGTGACCGGATACCGCCGGCTCAGCCTCGCCGACGAACTCGCCGACGCGCGCTCGGCGCTGGCCGCGGCCGGCGTGGACACGGTGCTCCGGCCGCCGGCCGACCCCCTGCCGGCCGAGCTCGACCAGGTCTTCGGCTGGGCGGTGCGCGAGGGCGTGACCAACGTGATCCGGCATGCCGCGGCGAGCCGTTGCGAGATCGCGGTCACCCGCGACGCGGGCACCGCCCGCCTGGACGTCACCGATGACGGCCGGGGTCCGCATGGCGCGGGCGGAGACCGCCAAGGCACGCATCGCGCGGACAGCGGCGGCCCCGGCGCCGAGGGCACGGACGACGAAGGCCACGGCCACGCCCACGGCACGGACCCGTACAGCGGCAACGGCCTCAAGGGCCTCGCCGAGCGGGTGGAGGAGGCGCACGGCACCGTCACGGCCGGGCCCGCCACCCGCGGCGGCCGCGGCTTCCGCCTCAGCGTGCGGGTGCCGATACCGCCGGCCCCTGATCCCGACCCCGGCCCGGCCTCCGCCCCGTGGCCTTCGTGA
- a CDS encoding VC0807 family protein: MKRLLVSCVVNLLVPVAGYFLVRPHVSSDTLALGLVLAVPVVRTLWVAVARRRIDPVGVLAVAGFGAAVLLSLFLGGDSLPIKFNEAMVTGVLGLACLVSAALRKPLHLMVVNSRGRQEASPETVRTSMVVTTVMGVTCLGHAAVHVVFALTLSTGDFLIWSRLAGWAVILLGGAVVYWYLHGKKPTTATDAPGRR, from the coding sequence GTGAAGAGGCTCCTCGTGAGCTGCGTCGTCAACCTGCTCGTCCCGGTCGCCGGCTACTTCCTCGTCCGCCCGCACGTGTCCTCCGACACCCTTGCGCTGGGCCTGGTGCTGGCCGTCCCGGTGGTGCGGACGCTCTGGGTGGCCGTCGCCCGGCGCCGCATCGACCCCGTCGGCGTGCTGGCCGTCGCCGGCTTCGGCGCGGCCGTGCTGCTCTCGCTCTTCCTGGGCGGCGACTCCCTGCCGATCAAGTTCAACGAGGCCATGGTCACCGGCGTGCTCGGCCTCGCCTGCCTGGTCTCGGCGGCCCTCAGGAAGCCGCTGCACCTGATGGTGGTCAACTCCAGGGGCAGGCAAGAGGCCTCACCGGAGACCGTGCGCACCTCGATGGTCGTCACGACCGTCATGGGCGTCACCTGCCTCGGGCACGCCGCGGTCCATGTGGTCTTCGCGCTCACGCTGTCCACCGGCGACTTCCTCATATGGTCCCGGCTGGCCGGCTGGGCCGTCATCCTGCTCGGCGGTGCCGTGGTGTACTGGTACCTGCACGGCAAGAAGCCCACCACGGCCACAGACGCTCCAGGACGCCGGTGA
- a CDS encoding response regulator transcription factor: MIRVLLAEDQAMLRGALATLLGLEEDIEIVGEAAHGEQALAVALKERPDVALLDIEMPGKDGIATAAELREALPGCRVVILTTFGRPQYLRRAMEAGASAFLVKDSPAQELAAAIRKVLAGERVVDPALAAAALSAGPSPLSPREHDVLIAASHCATIGDIAARLHLSEGTVRNYLSAAIRKTAARNRIEAVRVAERRGWL, from the coding sequence ATGATTCGCGTACTGCTCGCCGAGGACCAGGCCATGCTGCGCGGCGCCCTGGCCACGCTCCTCGGCCTGGAGGAGGACATCGAGATCGTCGGGGAGGCCGCCCACGGCGAGCAGGCCCTGGCGGTGGCGCTGAAGGAGCGCCCGGACGTCGCCCTGCTCGACATCGAGATGCCCGGCAAGGACGGCATCGCCACGGCCGCCGAGCTGCGTGAGGCGCTCCCCGGGTGCCGCGTCGTCATCCTCACCACCTTCGGCCGGCCGCAGTACCTCCGCCGGGCGATGGAGGCAGGGGCGTCGGCGTTCCTGGTCAAGGACTCCCCGGCGCAGGAACTCGCCGCCGCGATCCGCAAGGTCCTCGCCGGCGAGAGGGTGGTCGACCCCGCGCTGGCCGCGGCCGCCCTCAGCGCCGGCCCCAGCCCGCTCTCGCCCCGCGAGCACGACGTCCTGATAGCCGCCTCGCACTGCGCCACCATCGGCGACATAGCCGCCCGGCTCCACCTCTCCGAGGGCACCGTGCGCAACTACCTCTCCGCGGCCATCCGCAAGACCGCGGCGCGCAACCGCATCGAGGCGGTAAGGGTCGCGGAGCGCCGCGGCTGGCTGTGA